GCCGGCCCGGCGCAACTGGATCAGGTACGCCCGCTGGCCGTACCGGTAGCCGGAGGCGCGCTCGGCGTCGACGGCGACCGGACCGGTGCCGGCGGCGAAGGCGGCGACCGTCGCGGCCAGCGCCGCGTCGTCGGCCACGACCGGTGGCAGCCCCTCCCGCGGCTCAAGAAGCGGGACCGGGGCTGTCTCTGGGATGGCTGCTACGGCGTCGGTCACCCCCCAAGGGTACGACGGCACCCGACACCGGGAGTGTTGTCGGACTGGTCGCACGATGGTGGGACATGTGCCGGGGGTCACCGGCCGGCCGGCCGCGAGCCGCCGACGGGCTCCCGGCGAGCCGCCGACGGCCCGCTCAACGGCAGCCGCGGCGGCCCGGAGGAAACGTTCCTCCGGGCCGCCGCCAAGGATGGTTCGGATGCCGTCAGTGGATGATTCCGGTGCGCAGCGCGACGGCGACCATACCGGCCCGGTCGCCGGTGCCCAGCTTCCGGGCGATCCGGGCGAGGTGGCTCTTCACGGTGAGCGCGGACAGGCCCATCGCGACGCCGATCGCCTTGTTGGACTGGCCCTCCGCCACCAGCCGCAGGACCTCGACCTCGCGGCCGGAGAGCTCCCGGTAGGCGGCGGTCTGCGTGCCGGGGGCGCCGGGCGCGGCACTCGCACCGGGCTGTCCGTGCGCGCCGGGGTGGCCCGGCATGCCGGGGCGGCGCATCCGTCCGGCGAGTCCGGCGGCGCCGATCGGCAGTCCGGGGCGGCCGGGCATGGCCAGGTTGGTCCGGGTACCGGTGACCACGTAGCCCTTGACCCCGCCGGCCAGCGCGCTGCGGACCGCGCCGATGTCGTCGGCGGCGGACAGCGCCAGCCCGTTGGGCCAGCCGGCGGCGCGGGTCTCGGCCAGGATGGTCAGGCCGGAGCCGTCCGGCAGGTGCACGTCGGCGATGCAGATGTCGCGCGGCGTGTTGACCCGGGGGCGGGCCTCGGCGATCGAGGAGACCTCGATGACGTCGCGGACGCCCAGGGCCCACAGGTGCCGGGTGACGGTGTTCCGGACGCGGGGATCAGCGATGACCACCATCGCGGTGGGCTTCGTCGGGCGGTACGCGACCACGTTTGCGGGGTGCTCAAGAAGGACCGACACCAGGCCTCCTGCGGGGAGTGGCGGACGGAACCCCGATGGGGGCGGTCGGAGTGTTCCGCGTTTGGAAAGGGTCACTGACACCTTCGGCATCATGCGTGCCCGGCTTTAGCGAAAGATCACGATTTAGTGAGTAACAATACGGACAAACCGTG
The window above is part of the Kitasatospora sp. HUAS MG31 genome. Proteins encoded here:
- a CDS encoding response regulator transcription factor, with protein sequence MSVLLEHPANVVAYRPTKPTAMVVIADPRVRNTVTRHLWALGVRDVIEVSSIAEARPRVNTPRDICIADVHLPDGSGLTILAETRAAGWPNGLALSAADDIGAVRSALAGGVKGYVVTGTRTNLAMPGRPGLPIGAAGLAGRMRRPGMPGHPGAHGQPGASAAPGAPGTQTAAYRELSGREVEVLRLVAEGQSNKAIGVAMGLSALTVKSHLARIARKLGTGDRAGMVAVALRTGIIH